Proteins encoded together in one Phyllostomus discolor isolate MPI-MPIP mPhyDis1 chromosome 6, mPhyDis1.pri.v3, whole genome shotgun sequence window:
- the LOC114499023 gene encoding olfactory receptor 5D13-like produces the protein MHKPDVTWDSVNILLFQLQPSRNLENQSDEVTFILLGFSEYPELQVPLFLLFLAIYTVTVLGNLGMVMIIRINPKLHTPMYYFLSHLSFLDFCYSTVVTPKLLENLVVGDRTISFTGCIMQFSLACISVVTETFMLAVMAYDRFVAVCNPLLYTAVMSQKLCSLLVGASYSWGIACSLTLTCFLLQLSFRRNNIIHNFVCEYGAVISVSCSDPYISQKILFVSATFNEISSLVIILTSYIFIFITVMRMPSTGGRHKAFSTCASHLTAITIFHGTILFLYCVPNSKRSWLMIRVASVFYTVVIPMLNPLIYSLRNKEVKEIVKTLINTKLMSFNVK, from the exons ATGCACAAGCCAGATGTCACATGGGACAGTGTTAACATCCTGTTATTCCAATTGCAGCCTTCAAG GAACCTAGAAAACCAGAGTGATGAGGTCACCTTCATCCTCTTGGGCTTCTCAGAGTATCCAGAGCTCCAGGTGCCTCTGTTCTTGTTGTTCTTAGCAATCTACACAGTCACTGTGCTGGGGAACCTGGGCATGGTCATGATCATCAGGATCAACCCCAAActccacacccccatgtactaTTTTCTCAGCCACTTAtcctttcttgatttctgctaCTCTACAGTGGTTACACCCAAACTTCTGGAAAACTTGGTTGTGGGAGACAGGACCATCTCCTTCACAGGATGCATCATGCAGTTCTCCTTGGCCTGCATATCTGTGGTGACAGAGACATTCATGTTGGCAGTGATGGCCTATGACCGATTTGTGGCAGTGTGTAACCCTCTTCTGTACACAGCAGTCATGTCTCAGAAGCTTTGTTCCCTGTTGGTGGGTGCATCATACTCTTGGGGTATAGCTTGTTCCCTGACCCTTACCTGCTTTCTACTGCAACTATCCTTCAGAAGAAATAATATCATACATAACTTTGTCTGTGAGTATGGTGCTGTTATTTCTGTGTCTTGTTCTGACCCTTACATTAGCCAGAAGATCCTATTTGTGTCTGCCACATTCAATGAAATAAGCAGCTTGGTGATCATTCTCACttcctacattttcattttcatcactgtCATGAGGATGCCTTCAACTGGGGGGCGCCACAAGGCCTTCTCCACATGTGCATCCCACTTGACTGCCATCACTATCTTCCATGGGACCATTCTTTTTCTCTACTGTGTTCCTAACTCCAAAAGGTCCTGGCTCATGATCAGGGTGGCCTCTGTCTTTTACACAGTGGTCATCCCCATGTTGAATCCACTGATCTACAGCCTCAGGAACAAAGAAGTGAAGGAGATAGTCAAAACTTTAATCAATACTAAATTAATGTCTTTTAATGTAAAATAG